From the Nonlabens marinus S1-08 genome, one window contains:
- a CDS encoding CusA/CzcA family heavy metal efflux RND transporter, producing MINKIISFSINNKFIIGLFIVALVGTGIWSMATINLGSVPDITNNQVQVITVAPNLGTEDIEQFVTYPVELAMANLPDVIELRSVSRFGLSVVTIVFEDEAGTYLPRQLVQEKLTEVSGEIPEGFGEPFMAPITTGLGEIFQYTLKVKEGYEEKYDAMELRTIQDWIVKRQMALVPGVVEVNAFGGYVKQYEVAINPDKLKSFGITMNQVFEALEMNNANTGGAYIEKNHQANFIRGEGLARSLEDLENTVVTTQNGSPVLVRDVAEKVGFGNQVRYGAFTQDGHETVGGQILMLKGESPGTVIENVQERINEIQKSLPEGVYIEPFLSRSELIGRTTSTVETNLIEGSLIVIFVLVLLLGSFRGGLITASVIPLSLLFAFILMKQFGVWANLMSLGAIDFGIIVDGAVIIVEGMVFHIHQRMKKSKAAIGQAEMDEIAYDSASTMMNSAFFGQLIILIVFTPILFLTGVEGKMFRPMAFTFGFAVLGAIILCLTYVPMISSMFLKPAKNQNSWFAKFENKIDRFSDKIMSGLNRAYVPLLNFALRFRAGVVLGAVALLLIAGYIFSNMGGEFIPKFDEGDIAFQALIKPGSSLTESIEASKKLQNLINEFPEVKTVVSRIGVAEIPTDPMPMDIADSYIILEKDKSKWTSAESKEELIEKIQEKISVVPGVNFVFTQPVELRFNELLTGVREDVAIKLYGEDLDVLADKVQEIAAVIRSVPGAADLNVEATSGLPQMTVEYNRAKMAQYGVTVDKLNDYVSAAFAGEVAGVIFEGEKRFDVVIRLAKEFRQDINNLKNLYIDLPSGAQVPLKEVANISYKPGPMQISRDNTSRRISVGVNVRGRDVKSMVEEIQQKLETDVKLPPGYFVTYGGSFENLQRASDRLMIVVPIALFLIFILLYFALSSFSQSLMIYMAVPLAAIGGVFALWIRGMPFSISAGVGFIVLFGVAVLNGLVLINKFNELKESGMTDLKKRIYEATHERLRPILLTATAAIMGFIPMAISTSGGAEVQRPLATVVIGGLLTATFLTLVVLPVLYYWLEARKQRKDNGNDPSYINKSTTVLVVLLSLGGFLTSNSVNAQDRGIAQTITLEEAISLAKENYPSLKESQSFIDRERAMKGTSFDLGSTQIFTGKEEFGNDLPGVQTTIGVQQGNIDLLSGFSKSKFYKQRVQLGEKFYALSEQQLVRNVMQAYDQINYNKAQLRFAEQLDSVYNNFKTAAELRFDTGETGKLEFIAASSEYQQIQVLRQQAYDDIEIAKRALKQYLGIDQEIETVGGTYEPLNYMNVLDSTSIDNNPLLQYSMQNAEVSKANVGVEKSQFLPKFNLTYGRQIVDDVSGFNTYQAGISIPLWFFPQKARVKAAKADAMVAENQYLEQKAITESRVSQLLKSLEKTQKTLNYYQEGALVLAEEQITTAELASKEGEIDYVNYITILNSAIRIKQNHLQFINQYNQQAIELQYQLGNL from the coding sequence ATGATTAACAAAATCATTTCATTTTCCATTAATAACAAGTTTATTATTGGCCTATTTATAGTAGCGCTTGTGGGTACGGGCATTTGGTCTATGGCTACTATAAACCTGGGTTCTGTACCCGATATTACCAACAACCAAGTACAGGTTATTACCGTTGCCCCAAATTTAGGTACTGAAGATATTGAGCAATTTGTTACCTATCCAGTAGAATTGGCAATGGCCAACCTTCCTGACGTTATCGAGCTACGTTCTGTATCCCGATTTGGGCTGTCTGTGGTTACCATTGTCTTTGAGGATGAAGCGGGTACCTACCTGCCCCGGCAATTGGTGCAAGAAAAATTAACCGAAGTTTCAGGGGAAATCCCCGAAGGCTTCGGCGAGCCATTTATGGCACCCATAACTACAGGTTTGGGCGAAATATTCCAATATACCTTAAAAGTAAAGGAAGGCTACGAAGAAAAATACGATGCTATGGAGCTTCGTACCATTCAGGATTGGATTGTAAAGCGCCAAATGGCATTAGTTCCTGGAGTAGTTGAAGTGAATGCTTTTGGAGGCTACGTAAAGCAGTACGAAGTGGCCATAAACCCTGACAAACTAAAAAGTTTTGGCATTACAATGAATCAGGTTTTTGAAGCCCTTGAAATGAACAATGCCAATACGGGAGGTGCTTATATTGAAAAAAACCACCAAGCCAATTTTATCCGTGGCGAGGGTTTAGCGCGTAGCCTTGAAGACTTGGAAAACACCGTTGTAACCACTCAAAACGGAAGCCCAGTTTTGGTAAGGGACGTTGCCGAAAAAGTAGGCTTTGGCAATCAAGTGCGCTATGGTGCGTTTACCCAAGATGGACACGAAACTGTTGGTGGCCAAATTTTAATGCTTAAAGGCGAAAGCCCTGGCACTGTCATAGAAAATGTACAAGAGCGCATCAACGAAATTCAAAAATCGCTTCCAGAAGGTGTCTACATAGAACCGTTTTTAAGCCGAAGTGAACTCATTGGAAGAACCACAAGTACCGTAGAAACAAATCTTATTGAAGGTTCGCTTATCGTGATTTTTGTACTGGTATTACTCTTGGGAAGTTTCCGTGGCGGATTGATAACAGCCTCTGTAATTCCGCTATCATTACTCTTTGCATTTATCCTGATGAAGCAATTTGGTGTATGGGCCAATTTAATGTCCTTGGGAGCAATCGATTTTGGAATCATTGTGGATGGCGCAGTTATTATTGTAGAAGGAATGGTATTTCACATCCATCAACGGATGAAAAAATCAAAAGCAGCGATAGGTCAGGCCGAAATGGACGAAATCGCCTACGACTCGGCAAGTACAATGATGAATTCGGCATTTTTCGGACAGCTAATTATCCTTATTGTATTTACACCGATTCTCTTTTTGACAGGTGTTGAAGGAAAAATGTTCCGTCCAATGGCATTTACTTTCGGATTTGCAGTTCTGGGAGCGATTATCCTTTGTCTTACCTACGTGCCAATGATTTCGTCAATGTTCCTAAAACCTGCCAAAAATCAGAACAGTTGGTTCGCCAAATTTGAAAACAAGATTGACAGATTCAGTGATAAAATAATGTCCGGTTTAAACAGGGCGTATGTACCCTTGCTCAATTTTGCACTTCGATTTAGAGCAGGTGTTGTTTTAGGTGCAGTCGCCTTATTATTGATTGCGGGATATATTTTCAGCAATATGGGTGGCGAATTCATACCCAAATTTGATGAGGGCGATATTGCATTTCAGGCCTTGATAAAACCAGGTAGTAGTCTTACAGAATCTATAGAGGCATCAAAAAAACTTCAGAATTTAATCAATGAATTTCCTGAAGTGAAAACAGTGGTTTCAAGGATTGGTGTTGCCGAAATACCAACCGACCCAATGCCAATGGACATTGCCGATAGCTATATCATTCTTGAAAAGGATAAGAGCAAGTGGACTTCCGCAGAGAGCAAAGAAGAACTCATAGAAAAAATACAGGAAAAAATTTCTGTAGTACCAGGTGTGAATTTTGTATTTACGCAACCTGTAGAGCTTCGTTTTAATGAATTGCTTACTGGTGTTCGGGAGGACGTGGCCATCAAATTGTACGGAGAAGATTTGGACGTGTTGGCAGACAAGGTTCAGGAAATCGCAGCGGTTATCAGAAGTGTTCCCGGAGCGGCCGACCTCAATGTGGAAGCTACGAGCGGTTTACCACAGATGACGGTAGAGTACAATCGCGCAAAAATGGCACAGTACGGAGTAACCGTCGATAAACTAAATGATTATGTAAGTGCTGCCTTTGCAGGAGAAGTGGCAGGTGTGATTTTTGAGGGTGAAAAACGCTTTGATGTGGTTATTCGTTTGGCAAAGGAGTTTAGACAAGACATCAACAATCTTAAAAATCTGTATATCGATTTACCCAGTGGTGCACAAGTACCGTTGAAAGAGGTTGCAAATATTAGTTACAAACCAGGGCCGATGCAAATTTCAAGGGACAACACCTCGCGTCGTATTTCGGTAGGGGTCAATGTTCGTGGACGTGATGTAAAATCGATGGTCGAGGAAATTCAGCAAAAATTGGAAACAGATGTAAAACTGCCACCTGGTTATTTTGTAACCTACGGAGGCTCGTTCGAGAACTTACAGCGTGCATCAGACCGATTAATGATTGTAGTGCCTATCGCACTTTTCCTAATATTCATATTGCTCTACTTTGCGTTGAGCTCGTTCTCGCAATCGCTTATGATTTATATGGCAGTACCTCTGGCAGCCATTGGCGGTGTGTTTGCCCTTTGGATAAGGGGAATGCCCTTTAGTATTTCGGCAGGAGTCGGTTTTATTGTACTGTTTGGGGTAGCGGTATTAAATGGATTGGTACTGATAAACAAATTCAACGAATTAAAAGAAAGTGGAATGACAGACTTAAAAAAACGAATATACGAGGCAACGCACGAGCGCCTACGCCCTATTTTATTAACCGCAACGGCGGCCATTATGGGCTTTATCCCAATGGCGATTTCTACCTCGGGCGGTGCAGAAGTGCAGCGACCATTGGCAACGGTGGTTATCGGCGGATTGCTCACAGCAACATTTTTAACACTTGTGGTCCTTCCAGTATTATATTATTGGTTGGAAGCTCGTAAGCAACGAAAGGATAATGGAAATGACCCAAGTTATATTAACAAGAGCACTACTGTTTTGGTTGTATTATTGAGCTTAGGGGGATTTTTAACCTCGAATTCAGTAAATGCACAAGACCGTGGTATCGCACAGACTATTACTTTAGAGGAAGCTATTTCTTTGGCAAAAGAAAACTATCCTTCCCTTAAGGAAAGTCAGTCTTTTATAGACCGTGAGCGGGCGATGAAAGGAACAAGTTTCGACCTTGGTAGCACACAAATTTTTACGGGCAAAGAAGAATTCGGTAATGACCTGCCCGGTGTGCAAACTACCATTGGGGTGCAGCAGGGAAATATCGATTTGTTATCTGGTTTCTCAAAATCCAAGTTTTATAAGCAACGTGTTCAATTGGGTGAGAAGTTTTATGCCTTGAGCGAGCAACAATTGGTGCGCAATGTGATGCAGGCCTATGACCAGATAAATTATAATAAAGCCCAGTTACGCTTCGCGGAACAATTGGATAGTGTGTATAACAACTTCAAGACAGCTGCAGAACTGCGTTTTGATACAGGTGAAACGGGGAAGCTGGAATTTATCGCGGCTTCTTCTGAATATCAACAGATACAGGTCTTGAGACAACAGGCCTATGACGATATCGAGATTGCCAAAAGGGCGTTGAAACAGTATTTGGGGATTGACCAAGAAATTGAAACTGTTGGAGGCACCTACGAACCGTTGAATTATATGAACGTTTTAGATTCAACATCCATAGATAACAATCCATTGTTGCAATATTCTATGCAAAATGCCGAGGTGAGCAAAGCCAACGTTGGCGTCGAAAAATCCCAGTTTTTGCCAAAGTTCAACCTTACCTATGGAAGACAAATCGTTGACGATGTTTCAGGGTTCAACACCTATCAAGCAGGTATAAGTATCCCGTTGTGGTTCTTCCCTCAAAAAGCAAGGGTCAAGGCTGCTAAGGCAGATGCAATGGTAGCCGAGAACCAATATTTGGAACAAAAGGCAATAACCGAAAGCAGGGTATCACAATTGTTAAAATCATTGGAAAAAACCCAAAAAACGCTGAATTATTACCAAGAAGGTGCATTGGTTTTGGCCGAAGAGCAAATTACAACAGCAGAACTTGCTTCCAAAGAAGGCGAAATAGACTATGTAAACTATATCACGATTTTAAACAGTGCCATTCGCATAAAGCAGAACCACTTACAATTTATTAACCAGTATAATCAACAAGCCATTGAGTTACAGTATCAATTGGGCAATCTATAA
- a CDS encoding site-specific integrase produces the protein MSTSAKIILRKKPNAKGQYPLAVRITKDRRSTYKHIGHYIELEDWDTKNLKVKKSHPNAESLNNLLTSKLSEARKGLIVLQTNNKDATARQIKKEIYKPTSKLTFFDFADEHLEALEAENKINRHSTDSAWLSYIEKYCKARHLTFQEIDERFLKKFKIYLKGSCSLTETTAMNVMVLIRLLYNRAIKDKVVSKELYPFGTGKFKIKFPETTKTGLTGKEIQALDNVSELTDMEKHSLNVWLFSFYFAGMRVSDVLFTRWSQIYDGRLHYRMGKNSKLLSLKIPEKVEKILLQYISDKRGDDDFVFPEMKKADLTDAKDIYRKKKVANKKFNDHLKKIAKRAGIQKKVTMHIARHSFGNIAADNIHPLMLQKLYRHTDLKTTINYQANFIHKDADDALDSVINF, from the coding sequence ATGTCAACAAGTGCAAAAATAATACTTCGCAAAAAGCCCAACGCAAAGGGACAATACCCACTTGCGGTTAGGATAACTAAAGACCGTCGTTCTACTTACAAACACATAGGTCACTATATTGAGTTAGAAGATTGGGACACAAAAAATCTCAAGGTCAAGAAATCACATCCTAATGCCGAAAGTCTAAACAACCTTTTGACATCAAAACTTTCAGAAGCAAGAAAAGGTTTGATTGTTTTGCAGACCAACAATAAGGATGCAACCGCACGACAAATTAAAAAGGAAATTTACAAACCAACTTCCAAACTCACTTTCTTTGATTTTGCGGATGAACATCTCGAAGCTCTTGAAGCTGAAAATAAAATTAATCGCCATTCTACAGATTCTGCTTGGCTCAGTTACATTGAAAAATATTGCAAAGCGCGACACCTCACTTTTCAAGAAATAGATGAACGCTTTCTAAAAAAATTTAAAATCTACTTAAAAGGTTCTTGTTCACTTACTGAAACTACTGCTATGAACGTTATGGTTTTGATTCGATTGCTTTACAATCGAGCAATTAAGGATAAAGTAGTAAGCAAAGAACTATACCCGTTTGGGACAGGCAAATTTAAAATCAAGTTTCCTGAAACTACCAAGACAGGACTAACGGGAAAAGAAATACAAGCACTCGATAATGTTTCTGAGCTTACCGATATGGAAAAACATTCGTTGAATGTTTGGCTGTTTAGTTTTTATTTTGCTGGAATGCGCGTGTCCGATGTGCTCTTTACAAGATGGTCACAAATTTATGATGGTAGGTTGCATTATAGAATGGGTAAGAACTCAAAATTACTATCCTTGAAGATTCCGGAAAAAGTGGAAAAAATCTTGCTTCAATATATTTCCGATAAAAGAGGTGATGATGATTTTGTGTTTCCAGAAATGAAAAAAGCCGATTTGACCGATGCTAAGGATATCTACAGAAAAAAGAAAGTTGCAAATAAAAAGTTCAACGACCATTTAAAGAAAATTGCAAAAAGAGCTGGTATTCAAAAAAAGGTAACGATGCATATAGCTCGTCATTCCTTTGGTAATATTGCCGCAGATAATATCCATCCTCTAATGCTTCAGAAGTTGTATCGCCATACAGACCTTAAAACTACCATTAACTATCAGGCAAATTTCATCCACAAAGATGCCGATGATGCCTTGGATAGCGTGATTAATTTCTGA
- a CDS encoding Cof-type HAD-IIB family hydrolase, producing MIQLIATDIDGTLLDDQRYISANTARIFKELNLPKILISARMPQAMYYLQEALEILDAPIICYNGALVLDQEEVLYSETIPYTAMLEIAEIGTQNGLHVSIYRNQEWFVEQMDEWTAREIHNTRTQPITQSLAKTLAYFESTKNEGGAHKIMFMGDCDKMNSAFAKAKQSLDAQVHLYRSKDTYTEISPKGISKKSALELLLEQRFADVPMSMVAAFGDNYNDTEMLAGVGHGVAVENAREEVKAAARYLAKHHKQDGVASWLQEQLLNKKSDS from the coding sequence ATGATACAACTCATAGCTACTGACATTGATGGTACCTTATTAGACGACCAGCGCTACATATCGGCAAACACTGCTCGTATTTTTAAAGAACTCAACTTACCTAAGATCTTGATATCTGCTCGCATGCCGCAAGCCATGTACTATTTACAAGAAGCGCTAGAGATCCTTGATGCTCCTATAATTTGCTATAATGGTGCCCTAGTGCTGGACCAGGAAGAAGTATTGTACAGTGAAACGATCCCGTATACTGCAATGTTGGAAATAGCTGAAATAGGAACTCAAAACGGCCTACATGTAAGCATTTACCGCAATCAAGAATGGTTTGTAGAACAAATGGATGAATGGACTGCTAGGGAAATTCATAATACCCGTACGCAACCTATTACTCAATCTTTGGCAAAGACCTTAGCTTATTTCGAATCTACAAAAAATGAAGGTGGAGCGCATAAAATTATGTTTATGGGCGATTGCGATAAAATGAATTCCGCTTTCGCGAAAGCGAAACAATCATTAGACGCACAGGTACATTTATACCGCTCAAAAGACACCTACACTGAAATCTCACCTAAAGGGATTTCCAAGAAATCTGCCCTAGAACTATTGCTGGAACAACGATTTGCTGATGTGCCTATGTCTATGGTAGCCGCATTTGGTGATAATTATAACGATACGGAAATGCTAGCGGGCGTAGGCCATGGTGTGGCGGTGGAAAATGCTAGAGAGGAGGTTAAGGCTGCCGCTCGATACCTTGCTAAGCATCACAAACAAGATGGTGTGGCCAGCTGGCTGCAAGAACAGCTATTAAACAAAAAAAGCGACTCTTAA
- a CDS encoding DUF2254 domain-containing protein, translated as MLSVFRRIYNSIALLPSGIALFFALLAIAMIWLPLESSNLPEFLKGLEVTGKSDVQFILAFIIGGIFTLTIFSYTMVMNVLNRSINNYSPRLIPLILSERNHQLILGFTSGTIIYSMILSIVVACDNTTVFPPLAAGLGVFMSIFCVFLFIYFIHSVSQSIHINYILKKSFDRSTRNLSELTELKKLGRFKEKPADLETWEVIKNSDCGYLQLLEIESLAQKAADAETDIWIDPIPGTFIFEDDILIRTSKALKQNWKKMDKQVSVDSRVPLELNETEIKHLVEVAVKASSPAINDPGTSLASIEYITQLIMNRAKVDLFNSYTINNKNYVYIPVISNEDLTYWCFVEMWNYMKADPILVPALKNSLQKIEGAGVDTSTIILQP; from the coding sequence TTGCTTAGTGTTTTTAGAAGAATCTATAATAGTATAGCGCTATTGCCTTCAGGCATAGCGCTATTTTTTGCGTTACTAGCAATCGCAATGATTTGGTTACCCTTGGAATCCAGCAACCTTCCAGAATTTTTAAAAGGTCTTGAAGTTACTGGTAAATCAGATGTCCAATTCATATTAGCCTTTATTATAGGGGGAATCTTCACGCTGACCATTTTTTCCTACACGATGGTCATGAATGTTTTAAATAGAAGTATTAATAATTATTCCCCACGCCTCATACCACTAATTTTATCAGAAAGGAATCATCAATTGATCTTAGGCTTTACCAGTGGTACCATTATTTACTCCATGATTTTATCAATTGTAGTGGCATGTGATAACACCACGGTATTTCCACCTCTCGCAGCAGGCTTAGGGGTTTTCATGAGTATCTTTTGCGTGTTTTTATTTATTTACTTTATTCACAGTGTTTCCCAGTCGATTCACATTAATTATATTCTTAAGAAAAGTTTTGACAGATCGACTCGAAATCTTAGTGAGCTGACAGAACTCAAAAAGCTGGGGAGATTTAAAGAAAAACCAGCCGATTTAGAAACCTGGGAAGTTATTAAAAACAGCGATTGTGGTTATTTACAACTCCTAGAAATTGAATCCTTAGCACAGAAAGCCGCAGATGCTGAAACAGACATATGGATCGATCCCATTCCAGGAACTTTTATTTTTGAGGATGATATTCTCATAAGAACATCAAAAGCTTTGAAGCAGAACTGGAAGAAAATGGACAAGCAAGTAAGTGTTGACTCTCGGGTTCCATTAGAATTAAATGAAACTGAAATCAAACATCTGGTTGAGGTGGCGGTTAAGGCTTCTTCCCCAGCAATCAACGATCCAGGGACTTCCCTTGCTTCTATAGAATACATAACCCAGCTGATCATGAACAGGGCTAAAGTGGATTTGTTTAATAGCTATACGATCAATAATAAAAACTACGTGTATATTCCTGTGATCAGCAATGAGGATTTGACCTATTGGTGTTTTGTAGAAATGTGGAATTACATGAAAGCAGATCCTATTTTGGTTCCTGCATTGAAAAATTCACTGCAAAAGATAGAGGGTGCTGGGGTGGATACAAGTACTATTATTTTACAGCCTTAA
- a CDS encoding bacteriorhodopsin, producing MKNIESLFDYSAGQFEFIDHLLTMGVGVHFAALIFFLVVSQFVAPKYRIATALSCIVMVSAGLILNSQAVMWTDAYAYVDGSYQLQDLTFSNGYRYVNWMATIPCLLLQLLIVLNLKGKELFSTATWLILAAWGMIITGYVGQLYEVDDIAQLMIWGAVSTAFFVVMNWIVGTKIFKNRATMLGGTDSTITKVFWLMMFAWTLYPIAYLVPAFMNNADGVVLRQLLFTIADISSKVIYGLMITYIAIQQSAAAGYVPAQQALGRIGMDSKAA from the coding sequence ATGAAAAATATTGAAAGCTTATTTGACTACAGCGCCGGTCAATTCGAATTTATCGATCACCTATTGACCATGGGGGTAGGGGTACATTTTGCAGCCTTAATCTTCTTCCTTGTAGTCTCACAATTTGTAGCTCCTAAATATCGTATTGCAACTGCGCTTTCTTGTATTGTTATGGTATCTGCAGGGTTGATACTTAACAGCCAGGCGGTCATGTGGACTGATGCTTATGCATATGTAGACGGGTCGTACCAGCTTCAAGACCTCACTTTCTCTAACGGATACCGTTACGTGAATTGGATGGCGACGATTCCTTGCTTATTGTTACAATTATTGATTGTCTTGAATTTGAAAGGCAAAGAATTATTCTCTACTGCAACCTGGTTGATTCTCGCAGCCTGGGGTATGATCATCACTGGATATGTAGGTCAACTTTATGAGGTTGATGATATAGCTCAATTGATGATATGGGGAGCGGTAAGTACTGCTTTCTTTGTGGTTATGAACTGGATTGTAGGGACAAAAATATTCAAGAATCGTGCAACTATGTTAGGTGGAACTGACTCTACGATTACTAAGGTATTTTGGTTAATGATGTTTGCATGGACGCTATATCCTATTGCATATCTAGTACCAGCTTTTATGAACAATGCTGATGGTGTGGTATTGAGACAATTGTTATTCACCATTGCGGATATTTCTAGTAAAGTGATTTACGGATTGATGATCACCTATATCGCCATACAGCAATCTGCTGCTGCTGGATATGTTCCAGCGCAACAAGCACTAGGGCGTATAGGTATGGACTCTAAAGCAGCCTAG
- a CDS encoding efflux RND transporter periplasmic adaptor subunit, with the protein MKNIAIITTLLLTFLLVGCNDKPDSELGHNETEGVSKTEATHGEEGHDEEEGGHEEEGEEGVVELTTQQIETIGLETKTLEKRNLGNNIKVTGMLELFPQDKANVSPFVGGNVSSIRVIPGDNVRKGQVLAYIEHPDIIAMQQEFQEKNDELVFLKQDFERKQTLYDKGVSSGKEFQMAQSKFRSTTSSVNGLKSKLRLLGLNPSKVAQGEIYNAIPITTPINGYVGEVMVSLGDYVSPQAKMFSISDNSKIYVNFKVYEKDIKQIKEGQQIYFSTASKPDELLKATVRSIGQTFESDPKAIEVLADIENKDKDLLPGMYVEGRIVQGEKSGFAVPEEAIIKEGEQSYLFIVDEDEAPEENKMKFKRIPVSIGVHDLGFVEVNLPAEITNDIKIVTKGAYTLSSEMVKGELEHGH; encoded by the coding sequence ATGAAAAATATAGCAATAATTACAACATTACTATTAACCTTCTTATTGGTAGGCTGTAACGATAAGCCCGATTCTGAATTGGGTCATAACGAAACTGAAGGCGTGTCAAAAACCGAAGCTACGCACGGCGAAGAGGGTCACGACGAAGAAGAAGGTGGCCACGAGGAAGAAGGAGAAGAAGGCGTGGTAGAACTTACCACACAACAAATAGAGACCATTGGCTTGGAGACCAAGACCTTGGAAAAAAGAAACCTTGGTAATAATATAAAGGTTACCGGGATGCTGGAACTTTTTCCACAGGATAAGGCGAATGTCAGTCCGTTTGTAGGAGGTAATGTAAGCTCTATCAGGGTAATACCGGGCGACAATGTGCGCAAGGGTCAAGTGTTAGCTTACATAGAACATCCCGATATTATCGCAATGCAGCAGGAATTTCAAGAAAAAAACGATGAACTTGTGTTTCTCAAGCAAGATTTTGAGCGAAAACAGACCCTTTATGATAAAGGGGTTTCCTCTGGAAAAGAATTTCAAATGGCACAATCAAAATTCCGTTCCACCACCTCAAGTGTAAATGGTTTGAAATCTAAACTTAGGTTATTGGGGCTTAATCCGTCTAAAGTTGCACAAGGAGAGATTTACAATGCAATTCCTATCACTACACCTATAAATGGTTATGTGGGCGAAGTGATGGTAAGCTTAGGAGATTATGTTTCCCCACAGGCCAAAATGTTCTCTATAAGCGATAATTCCAAAATTTATGTGAATTTCAAAGTTTATGAAAAGGATATAAAACAAATCAAGGAAGGCCAGCAGATTTATTTTTCAACTGCTTCAAAACCTGATGAACTCTTAAAGGCCACCGTACGTTCCATAGGCCAGACCTTTGAGAGCGACCCAAAGGCCATAGAAGTATTGGCAGATATTGAAAATAAGGACAAAGACCTTTTACCCGGAATGTATGTAGAGGGAAGGATCGTACAGGGCGAAAAATCGGGCTTTGCAGTTCCTGAGGAAGCCATTATTAAAGAAGGTGAGCAATCTTATCTATTTATCGTGGATGAAGATGAGGCACCAGAAGAAAATAAAATGAAGTTTAAGAGAATACCTGTAAGCATTGGCGTGCACGATTTAGGGTTTGTAGAAGTAAACCTTCCAGCTGAGATTACCAATGACATAAAAATAGTAACAAAAGGAGCCTATACCCTTTCTTCGGAAATGGTCAAGGGCGAATTGGAACACGGTCATTAA
- a CDS encoding dihydrolipoamide dehydrogenase has translation MKKILLLLVIAAGFSACEGDQGPPGFDGVNIVAQSFETTVNFSAPDYSVLVPYPNNITVFPNDMTLAYILFDQVPGNNGGLVDVWRLLPQTLYTDFGEFQYNYDFTNGDATLFLDGPASTDFNNLTTADLNNQTFRIVILPAELANNPLLDVTDYEAVMNLANLNNSDIIKIEN, from the coding sequence ATGAAAAAAATACTATTACTTCTAGTTATAGCCGCAGGCTTTTCTGCCTGTGAAGGCGATCAAGGACCTCCAGGTTTTGATGGCGTGAACATCGTTGCACAATCTTTCGAGACAACGGTAAATTTCTCAGCACCAGATTACTCCGTATTGGTGCCTTACCCTAATAACATTACCGTATTTCCCAATGACATGACTTTGGCGTACATTTTATTTGATCAAGTACCAGGAAATAACGGTGGTTTAGTTGATGTTTGGAGATTGTTACCTCAAACACTTTACACTGATTTTGGTGAGTTTCAGTACAACTATGATTTTACCAATGGCGATGCAACCTTATTTTTAGATGGACCTGCGAGTACAGACTTCAATAATTTGACCACTGCAGATTTGAATAACCAAACGTTCAGAATTGTTATTCTGCCAGCTGAACTTGCTAATAACCCATTGCTTGATGTCACTGATTATGAAGCAGTAATGAACTTAGCTAATTTGAACAATAGCGATATTATCAAAATAGAGAACTAA